The Raoultibacter phocaeensis genome includes a window with the following:
- a CDS encoding FAD-dependent oxidoreductase translates to MDVSRRSFLSGSLLAGAGLVVGGLVGCSPASETPAEPPAGSASSDETVSHNPASTEQCDVVVVGSGTAGTCAALRAAELGKKVICLEKNSALGGTSVFAEGLCGIDSSFQAEQGIAIDKAAVLADTMKYHHYACLGPVVRSFIDSCGDTIDWLQDQGVVFSSVVALGDSYPVWHLPADETGAPTHMQAVLEILQANAKELGAEFRTSAPMTDLAVEDGAVIGIYTGSGNSETLIEAQAVILASGGYANNAELYEKFTGRPYESVHVWGMTGRDGDGITAAISTANADTHIPSAVMYHTGRIEGTDAFSDIPNFVLTMQPTMRVHAAAERYFNEAITSDFSATGNVLTTNAANYVIFDDAYIDHIEQQGPFCPMPNLGAFVGQPFACREGIEQCTGVVKADTIEELADKLGLNADTLAATIKRYNDFCSSGIDEDFGKPADQLLSIEKAPYYGAHITPTLFTTVGALRVNGDMRVIDMQGQPIEGLYAAGGDAAGLYGSNYDVDVCSGSQQGWAATSGKRAAEHLSA, encoded by the coding sequence ATGGATGTTTCAAGAAGGTCATTTCTTTCAGGATCTCTGTTGGCAGGCGCAGGTCTCGTTGTCGGGGGGCTTGTCGGCTGTTCTCCCGCAAGCGAAACGCCTGCTGAACCACCAGCAGGCTCAGCTTCATCAGATGAGACAGTAAGCCACAATCCCGCTTCTACGGAACAGTGCGATGTTGTGGTCGTAGGCTCGGGAACAGCAGGAACGTGCGCTGCGTTGCGTGCCGCCGAACTGGGTAAAAAGGTTATCTGTCTCGAGAAGAACTCCGCGCTCGGCGGCACCTCTGTTTTTGCCGAAGGTCTCTGCGGAATCGATTCGTCGTTTCAGGCAGAGCAGGGTATCGCCATCGATAAAGCAGCCGTCTTGGCCGATACGATGAAGTACCATCATTACGCATGCCTTGGGCCCGTAGTCCGCTCATTCATCGATAGCTGCGGTGATACGATTGATTGGCTCCAAGATCAAGGCGTCGTCTTTTCATCGGTTGTCGCTTTGGGCGATTCCTATCCGGTTTGGCATCTTCCCGCCGACGAGACGGGGGCACCGACCCATATGCAAGCGGTATTGGAAATACTGCAAGCGAACGCCAAAGAACTTGGTGCAGAATTTCGTACATCTGCACCCATGACCGACCTCGCCGTCGAGGACGGAGCGGTCATCGGCATTTACACCGGGTCGGGAAACAGCGAGACGCTCATCGAGGCCCAAGCGGTAATTCTCGCAAGTGGCGGATACGCAAACAACGCAGAGCTGTATGAAAAATTCACTGGCCGCCCCTACGAATCGGTGCATGTCTGGGGCATGACGGGTCGTGATGGCGACGGGATCACCGCAGCAATCTCAACGGCAAACGCCGACACCCACATACCGAGCGCTGTCATGTATCACACGGGGCGCATTGAAGGAACCGATGCATTTTCCGACATACCTAATTTTGTTTTGACCATGCAGCCGACCATGAGGGTACATGCAGCGGCCGAGCGTTATTTCAACGAAGCCATCACAAGCGACTTTTCAGCCACAGGCAATGTGCTCACAACCAATGCAGCAAATTACGTCATTTTCGACGACGCCTACATCGACCATATCGAGCAACAAGGACCGTTTTGCCCGATGCCGAATCTCGGTGCCTTCGTTGGACAACCGTTTGCATGTCGCGAGGGAATCGAACAATGCACAGGCGTCGTGAAAGCCGACACCATCGAGGAGCTTGCTGACAAACTTGGGCTCAATGCCGATACGCTCGCGGCAACCATCAAGCGCTACAACGACTTTTGCTCTTCTGGCATCGACGAAGATTTTGGCAAACCTGCCGATCAGCTCCTTTCTATAGAAAAAGCTCCCTATTACGGAGCACATATCACTCCGACGCTGTTTACCACCGTTGGAGCATTGCGAGTAAACGGAGACATGCGCGTTATCGACATGCAGGGACAGCCCATCGAGGGCCTTTATGCCGCAGGAGGCGACGCGGCTGGCCTTTATGGATCCAATTATGATGTCGATGTATGTTCAGGATCTCAGCAGGGTTGGGCGGCTACCTCAGGCAAACGTGCTGCAGAACATCTATCGGCATAG
- the ngr gene encoding nigerythrin — MTMKVRDAIPTPDNATNFNVAGDSKTVVGSTLDNLKAAIAGETGASAKYTAFAQAAKEQGYDQIARLFEATAAAEQIHIGLEYGLVSEMDPDYEKPTAEAPAAEASDLNLIAGACGEIYETSDMYPAFIKKAQEEGETKAVQVFTRAKLAESVHAERYLDAYNNLDAADDDTYYLCPICGYIHKGEDFEKCPICFCPKSTFTAF; from the coding sequence ATGACCATGAAAGTGCGCGACGCCATCCCGACCCCCGACAACGCCACCAACTTCAACGTTGCAGGCGACAGCAAAACCGTCGTCGGCTCTACCCTTGACAACCTGAAGGCCGCCATCGCCGGCGAAACCGGCGCATCCGCCAAGTACACGGCGTTCGCACAAGCTGCGAAGGAGCAGGGCTACGACCAGATCGCACGCCTGTTCGAGGCCACCGCTGCTGCCGAGCAGATTCACATCGGTCTCGAGTACGGCCTCGTTTCTGAGATGGATCCCGACTACGAGAAGCCCACGGCCGAAGCCCCTGCCGCCGAGGCAAGCGACCTCAACCTCATCGCAGGTGCTTGCGGTGAAATCTACGAGACTTCCGACATGTACCCGGCCTTCATCAAGAAGGCTCAGGAAGAGGGCGAAACCAAGGCGGTTCAGGTATTCACCCGCGCCAAGCTCGCCGAGTCAGTGCACGCCGAGCGCTACCTTGATGCGTACAACAACCTCGACGCAGCCGACGATGACACGTACTACCTCTGCCCCATCTGCGGCTACATCCACAAAGGCGAAGACTTCGAGAAGTGCCCCATCTGCTTCTGCCCGAAGAGCACCTTCACCGCATTCTAA
- a CDS encoding beta-class carbonic anhydrase has product MRNENSLSQTIETLLEHNRTFVAERAYERYRTDKYPDKKLCIVTCMDTRLVELLPAALGLKNGDAKIIKVAGAEVSHPFGSVMRSLLIAVCELGVEDIMIVAHSSCGAQHMDGSSMVKAMEDLGVEEDRIKLAQHCGVDFDRWLAGFGDAEKAVRESVSMVREHPVMPPNVRVTGWIMDSETGEITPVHC; this is encoded by the coding sequence ATGCGAAACGAAAACAGCCTCTCGCAAACCATCGAAACCCTTCTGGAACACAATCGCACGTTCGTCGCCGAACGTGCCTATGAACGCTACCGCACCGATAAGTACCCCGACAAAAAACTTTGCATCGTCACCTGTATGGATACGCGCCTCGTAGAACTTCTGCCTGCAGCGCTCGGCCTGAAAAACGGCGATGCGAAGATCATCAAAGTCGCAGGAGCCGAAGTGTCGCATCCGTTCGGCAGCGTCATGCGCTCACTTTTGATCGCCGTATGCGAGCTCGGCGTCGAGGACATCATGATCGTCGCGCACTCATCGTGCGGAGCGCAGCATATGGACGGGTCCTCGATGGTCAAGGCTATGGAGGATCTCGGGGTGGAAGAAGACCGCATCAAACTCGCACAACATTGCGGCGTCGATTTCGACCGTTGGCTTGCCGGCTTCGGCGACGCCGAAAAGGCGGTCCGCGAAAGCGTCTCCATGGTGCGCGAACACCCCGTCATGCCGCCGAACGTGCGCGTAACAGGCTGGATCATGGATTCGGAAACGGGCGAGATAACCCCCGTGCACTGCTAG
- a CDS encoding metallophosphoesterase family protein, whose product MKPSRDIVPSEDARLTVGIISDTHGQLDPKAYAALAECDRIIHAGDIGGPAILHELETLAPVTAVLGNNDYDEYGSEVGRFAHPVIGGVRFLVAHYPRDVRIGFNGSGALAPGDPIPQVCVHGHTHVPELVMGKEARPAEFLICPGAAFRPRGGFPRCIGRMTIEAGRIHTVRIESLDGRVVFEA is encoded by the coding sequence ATGAAACCATCACGCGACATAGTCCCATCCGAAGACGCACGTTTAACCGTCGGAATCATCTCCGATACTCACGGGCAGCTCGACCCGAAAGCCTACGCGGCACTCGCCGAATGCGACCGCATCATCCATGCAGGCGACATAGGAGGTCCTGCGATTTTGCACGAGCTCGAGACGCTCGCGCCCGTAACGGCGGTGCTCGGCAACAACGACTACGACGAGTACGGCTCAGAGGTCGGACGGTTCGCGCATCCGGTCATCGGCGGTGTGCGCTTTTTGGTGGCACACTATCCGCGCGATGTGCGCATCGGTTTCAACGGAAGCGGGGCATTAGCACCCGGCGATCCGATTCCGCAGGTATGCGTCCATGGGCACACGCATGTGCCCGAGCTCGTCATGGGCAAAGAGGCGCGTCCGGCCGAGTTCCTCATATGCCCGGGCGCAGCGTTTCGTCCGCGCGGTGGTTTTCCGCGTTGCATCGGGCGTATGACGATCGAGGCTGGCCGTATTCATACGGTGCGTATCGAATCGCTCGATGGGAGGGTCGTGTTCGAGGCGTAG
- a CDS encoding Hsp20/alpha crystallin family protein: protein MAMLVPARRPKDLINGLMLDPFETFLDNATAMAKPSPTLMKTDIKETDGGYELTIDLPGFKKDDVTAELKNGYLSVSASTESSKEEKNDEGTFIRKERFSGTCSRKFYVGDDISEDDIKAKFEDGLLKITVPKKEQPKEEDTKKVISIEG from the coding sequence ATCGCCATGTTAGTACCAGCACGTCGTCCTAAAGATCTCATCAACGGCCTGATGCTCGATCCCTTCGAAACGTTTCTCGACAACGCAACGGCAATGGCCAAGCCCTCGCCCACGCTCATGAAGACCGATATCAAGGAAACCGACGGAGGTTACGAGCTCACCATCGATCTTCCGGGATTCAAGAAAGACGATGTAACCGCCGAATTGAAAAACGGCTACCTGAGCGTAAGCGCTTCGACCGAATCATCGAAAGAAGAGAAGAACGACGAAGGCACGTTCATCCGCAAGGAACGCTTCAGCGGCACGTGCAGCCGCAAGTTCTACGTCGGAGACGACATCTCGGAAGACGACATCAAAGCGAAGTTCGAAGACGGTCTGTTGAAGATCACGGTCCCGAAGAAAGAACAGCCCAAAGAAGAGGATACCAAAAAGGTCATCTCGATCGAGGGCTAG
- a CDS encoding response regulator transcription factor encodes MKKLNHNQRNTSAVLLPTRHISDLGWGFIVAWGISIIFTGTFTHDDASNLGVFWFTSMLGAPVGLLAFFFLKDPLSNRKMRDMLHLLALAGMVVGTAMLALSLYSDEALSVALQIIGGIVSSLGTAVYTILWGTYYTSLDMQRIERSAAYSLILAFACYACVLVLPEPFAIVLIACFPFFSTLFLRGGEGSSGQGAETDGTRSPSHFNVRSFVRIGLGVVGATATISLFWSMVNNGTVPLPHTLFEASVLSGTAVAVLLMVYMTRFSRSLNLGTLYRWVLPLVAAAFALLFMPGTISVLVACLLAFAAQALLNLLTFVYFAELAKRTNAPPYRVFGLGRFFLEVGFLIGIVVTPAAMLFVDATGSYHGVFAIALAILIVLVMSSVAIQDRLAFTLEDRENTPSTSGTDALEAACDTVGMRYRMTNREREILAYLAQGYSLPYIRNELYIAQSTIDTHVRHIYKKMGIHSKEELITEVRDTME; translated from the coding sequence ATGAAAAAACTAAACCACAATCAGCGGAATACTTCTGCCGTGTTGCTTCCGACGCGGCATATATCCGACCTTGGGTGGGGCTTCATCGTCGCATGGGGGATATCCATCATTTTCACCGGTACGTTTACGCATGACGATGCCTCGAACCTCGGGGTATTCTGGTTTACCTCTATGCTCGGCGCTCCGGTCGGATTGCTCGCATTCTTCTTTCTCAAAGATCCATTGAGCAACCGAAAGATGCGGGATATGCTTCATCTTCTCGCGCTTGCAGGCATGGTTGTCGGAACGGCAATGCTCGCTTTATCGCTGTACTCCGATGAGGCGTTGTCCGTTGCGCTGCAAATCATTGGGGGGATCGTCTCTTCGCTCGGCACGGCTGTGTATACGATTCTCTGGGGTACGTATTATACGTCGCTCGATATGCAGAGAATCGAACGTTCGGCAGCCTATTCGCTGATACTCGCGTTTGCGTGCTACGCGTGCGTACTCGTTTTGCCCGAACCGTTTGCCATTGTGCTTATAGCGTGCTTTCCCTTCTTCTCAACGCTTTTCCTGCGGGGAGGCGAAGGTTCGTCAGGGCAAGGCGCCGAGACGGACGGCACCCGGTCCCCTTCGCATTTCAATGTGCGAAGCTTTGTGAGAATCGGCCTCGGCGTAGTAGGCGCAACGGCTACTATCTCGCTGTTTTGGAGCATGGTCAACAACGGAACCGTTCCGTTGCCCCATACGCTTTTCGAGGCTTCCGTGCTTTCGGGAACGGCGGTAGCGGTGCTGCTCATGGTGTATATGACCCGGTTTTCCCGATCGCTCAACTTAGGGACGTTGTACCGTTGGGTGCTGCCGCTTGTGGCTGCTGCATTTGCTTTGCTGTTCATGCCGGGGACCATTTCGGTTCTTGTGGCATGCCTGCTTGCGTTCGCGGCTCAGGCACTTTTGAACCTGCTCACATTTGTGTACTTCGCAGAGCTTGCGAAGCGAACGAATGCGCCTCCGTACCGGGTGTTCGGACTCGGCCGCTTTTTTCTCGAGGTGGGATTTCTCATAGGTATCGTGGTCACGCCGGCTGCAATGCTGTTCGTCGACGCAACCGGTTCTTATCACGGTGTTTTCGCGATTGCGCTCGCAATCCTCATCGTGCTCGTTATGAGTTCGGTTGCGATTCAGGACAGGCTTGCATTTACGCTTGAAGATAGGGAAAATACGCCATCGACGAGCGGAACCGATGCCCTCGAAGCTGCGTGCGATACGGTTGGGATGCGCTACCGCATGACCAATCGCGAGCGGGAAATCCTCGCCTATCTTGCACAAGGCTATTCGCTTCCCTATATTCGCAACGAACTGTACATCGCGCAATCCACTATCGATACACACGTGCGCCATATCTACAAAAAGATGGGCATACACTCGAAAGAGGAGCTTATTACCGAGGTCCGCGATACTATGGAGTGA
- a CDS encoding FAD-dependent oxidoreductase translates to MEKNLTRRSFLVGSMAAGTLAAAGLAGCAQPAPASDATKGAASQATTADGKHPWEVYPGDIDENTVSETIEQDVVIVGLGASGTYAAASAVENGLSVAVLERNETFNANGGSHFVFNSAAQRKLGQEVDVDRAVKDFLNIANDKVDGTAVWTWANRSGEAADWFADIVEPYGLYPVLQHSDDEPITKIYPGTILFIGGENEPANGIDNDPYNGDLGLGFVPEIDLLKALLEHIQSKGASVHFKHTSEQLVKDDSGRVIGVIASDSDGTYKKFVGTKGVVIATGTYDQDPDMHAHFCPTIANNPCGAEVPLFNMGDGSGIKQALWAGGTMQANGDHPPMMFWGSTNCIKNVLVNKLGNRFIDETAGQSNMAAAQFNQPGATMCAIWNADYAEQLPAISYRADDLSWKATPEQLLEKWEGLVEQGIFMKADSLDEIAEAYDLPADALKATVDEYNGFCSQGLDEAFHKKPEELHELTGPYFATIYTAPASLASMGGLHVNAKSEVLSAEETPVEGLYAIGLAAGDFYANQYSTRYAGNSLGRCMTFGYLVGRQLAGLE, encoded by the coding sequence ATGGAAAAGAATCTAACTCGTCGCAGTTTTCTTGTCGGAAGCATGGCAGCAGGCACCCTAGCAGCGGCAGGGCTTGCCGGGTGCGCACAGCCAGCGCCCGCCTCGGACGCAACGAAGGGAGCCGCGTCGCAAGCAACTACAGCCGACGGCAAGCATCCCTGGGAAGTCTATCCCGGCGACATCGATGAAAACACCGTTTCCGAAACCATCGAACAAGATGTCGTCATCGTAGGGTTGGGCGCTTCGGGAACCTATGCGGCCGCATCGGCTGTCGAAAACGGATTGTCGGTAGCAGTCCTCGAGCGCAACGAAACGTTCAACGCGAACGGCGGTTCTCACTTCGTATTCAACTCCGCCGCACAGCGAAAGCTGGGGCAAGAAGTCGATGTCGACAGAGCCGTTAAGGATTTCCTGAACATTGCAAACGACAAAGTAGATGGCACCGCAGTATGGACCTGGGCGAACCGCTCAGGCGAAGCGGCAGACTGGTTCGCCGACATTGTCGAACCCTATGGACTCTATCCTGTCCTCCAACACTCCGACGACGAGCCGATCACGAAAATCTATCCGGGAACCATTCTGTTCATCGGCGGCGAAAATGAGCCCGCGAACGGCATCGACAACGATCCCTATAACGGAGATTTGGGCCTTGGTTTCGTTCCCGAAATCGATCTGCTCAAAGCTTTGCTGGAGCACATCCAATCCAAAGGCGCATCCGTGCATTTCAAGCATACGTCTGAGCAACTGGTAAAAGACGATTCGGGTCGCGTCATCGGAGTGATCGCCTCCGATTCCGACGGTACGTACAAGAAGTTCGTCGGCACGAAAGGCGTCGTCATCGCCACAGGAACCTACGACCAGGATCCCGATATGCACGCCCACTTCTGCCCGACTATTGCCAACAACCCGTGCGGAGCCGAAGTTCCCTTGTTCAACATGGGCGATGGATCGGGGATCAAACAAGCGCTCTGGGCTGGCGGTACCATGCAGGCCAACGGAGACCATCCCCCGATGATGTTCTGGGGCTCGACCAACTGTATCAAAAACGTACTGGTGAACAAGCTTGGCAACCGCTTTATCGATGAGACGGCAGGCCAATCCAATATGGCAGCCGCTCAGTTCAACCAGCCTGGTGCAACCATGTGCGCTATCTGGAACGCCGATTATGCAGAACAGCTGCCGGCCATCTCGTACCGAGCAGATGATCTTTCTTGGAAAGCGACACCCGAACAGCTCTTGGAAAAATGGGAAGGCCTCGTTGAACAAGGCATCTTCATGAAAGCCGATAGCCTCGATGAGATAGCCGAAGCGTACGACCTTCCCGCAGACGCACTCAAAGCAACGGTGGACGAGTACAACGGATTCTGCTCCCAAGGCCTCGATGAGGCGTTTCACAAGAAGCCTGAAGAGCTCCATGAACTTACCGGTCCGTATTTCGCTACCATCTACACAGCCCCGGCTTCGCTTGCCTCCATGGGCGGGCTTCATGTGAATGCAAAATCCGAGGTGCTAAGCGCCGAGGAAACTCCCGTCGAGGGCCTGTACGCCATCGGCCTTGCTGCTGGAGATTTTTACGCCAATCAGTACAGCACCCGTTACGCAGGCAACAGCCTCGGACGCTGTATGACGTTCGGCTACCTCGTCGGGCGACAGCTCGCTGGACTCGAATAA
- a CDS encoding NAD-dependent protein deacylase produces the protein MSDGCIAMAQPETDRSIETFRTWIAEAPPESVVFFGGAGVSTESGIPDFRSPDGLFTKTYPYPAETMISRTFFDEHPADFFDFYCDRMVFTDAKPNQAHRKLAQLERADIVRAVITQNIDGLHQAAGSETVYELHGSVLRNFCMQCGDAYSAEDVLGLHEQSEDGIPRCPTCGSIVKPDVVLYEEALDQQVLQASVEAIAKADMLIVAGTSLAVYPAAGLIDYFAGSHLVIINRTPTPRDRQADLCIAANVGDVFDF, from the coding sequence ATGTCAGATGGGTGCATTGCCATGGCTCAGCCCGAAACGGATCGATCAATCGAAACCTTCCGAACCTGGATAGCCGAAGCTCCGCCCGAGAGCGTGGTGTTCTTCGGCGGCGCAGGGGTCTCAACCGAAAGCGGTATCCCTGATTTTCGCAGCCCCGACGGGCTGTTCACGAAGACGTACCCCTATCCCGCCGAAACCATGATCAGCCGAACGTTTTTCGACGAGCATCCTGCCGATTTCTTCGATTTCTATTGCGACCGCATGGTGTTTACCGATGCGAAACCGAACCAGGCCCACCGCAAGCTCGCCCAACTCGAACGCGCTGACATCGTTCGCGCCGTCATCACGCAGAACATAGACGGCCTCCATCAGGCTGCGGGAAGCGAAACGGTGTACGAACTCCACGGAAGCGTGCTGCGAAACTTCTGCATGCAGTGCGGCGATGCGTATTCGGCCGAAGACGTGCTTGGCCTACACGAACAATCAGAAGACGGCATTCCCCGCTGCCCCACATGCGGTAGTATCGTCAAGCCCGACGTCGTTTTGTACGAAGAGGCGCTCGACCAGCAGGTGCTTCAGGCATCCGTGGAGGCCATCGCGAAGGCCGATATGCTCATCGTAGCAGGCACCTCGCTTGCCGTATACCCGGCCGCAGGTTTGATCGACTATTTCGCCGGCAGCCACCTCGTCATCATCAACCGCACGCCCACGCCGCGCGATCGTCAAGCCGATCTCTGCATCGCCGCCAACGTCGGCGACGTCTTCGATTTCTAG
- a CDS encoding NUDIX hydrolase — protein MSTAPAPKQTPTLHDIEQVSDGWIKKYNLTYTLPDGSLYSYESVSRKGMEAYRRELERAGSGAQAPDAICIVPRTAEDELVLIREFRYPLNSWCIAFPAGLIEEDEDLATCLERELREETGYGLALVDGTVKYHALPQAGYSSTGLTEESVQVVYAFVQKKREAEPEPSEFIEVFTLPIADVAAFLEGNTTPIGTRCQLILESFARDARNELQRC, from the coding sequence ATGAGCACCGCACCCGCGCCAAAGCAAACCCCGACCCTGCACGACATCGAGCAGGTAAGCGACGGATGGATCAAAAAATACAACCTGACCTATACGCTGCCCGACGGCAGTTTGTACTCGTACGAATCGGTCTCGCGAAAAGGAATGGAAGCGTACCGCCGCGAACTCGAACGCGCGGGAAGCGGCGCGCAGGCGCCCGACGCGATTTGCATCGTTCCGCGCACGGCCGAAGACGAGCTCGTGCTGATTCGCGAATTCCGCTATCCGCTCAACAGTTGGTGCATCGCGTTTCCTGCGGGCCTCATCGAGGAAGACGAGGATCTTGCAACCTGCCTCGAGCGCGAGCTCCGAGAGGAAACGGGGTACGGCCTGGCTCTTGTCGACGGTACGGTGAAATACCATGCGCTGCCCCAGGCGGGCTATTCGTCAACGGGCCTTACGGAAGAAAGCGTGCAGGTGGTGTATGCGTTCGTGCAGAAAAAACGCGAGGCCGAACCCGAACCGTCTGAGTTCATCGAGGTGTTCACGCTTCCCATCGCCGACGTCGCCGCATTTCTCGAAGGGAACACGACGCCCATCGGCACGCGTTGCCAGCTGATCCTGGAGTCGTTCGCCCGCGACGCGCGCAACGAACTCCAACGCTGCTAG
- a CDS encoding cysteine hydrolase family protein — protein sequence MKKLLIVVDYQNDFVDGTLGFPGAELLEERIAAKIDEYREAGNDICFTLDMHGKSYLDTLEGTNLPVEHCIEGTPGSDLYGSIAERVGACDLVFEKPTFGSKELFYRLAGIQKAADEVGTKPFASIELVGLVSNICVIANAVLAKTACPEVPIIVDASCTDSFDRALQDKAFDVMEGLQIQVINR from the coding sequence ATGAAGAAACTGCTCATCGTTGTGGATTACCAGAACGATTTCGTAGACGGAACGCTCGGCTTTCCGGGAGCCGAGCTCTTGGAAGAACGCATTGCGGCCAAAATCGACGAGTACCGCGAAGCGGGTAACGACATCTGCTTTACGCTCGACATGCACGGCAAATCTTACCTCGACACGCTCGAAGGTACGAACCTTCCCGTGGAGCACTGCATCGAAGGTACGCCGGGATCCGACCTGTACGGATCGATCGCCGAGCGTGTGGGCGCGTGCGACCTCGTATTCGAAAAGCCCACGTTCGGTTCTAAAGAGCTGTTTTACCGTCTAGCGGGCATTCAGAAAGCAGCCGACGAAGTAGGCACGAAGCCGTTCGCGAGCATCGAGCTCGTGGGCCTTGTGTCGAATATCTGCGTGATCGCAAACGCCGTGCTGGCTAAAACGGCGTGTCCCGAAGTCCCCATCATCGTCGACGCTTCATGCACCGATTCGTTCGACAGAGCGCTGCAGGACAAGGCGTTCGATGTGATGGAAGGCTTGCAGATTCAGGTGATCAACCGCTAA
- a CDS encoding NAD(P)H-dependent oxidoreductase, translating to MPQTLFVNACMRKELSRTLTLARAYLADKENVFEVDLATLGLLPLDGETAARRADLQKAGAWDDPIFDLAKQFASADEIVIGAPYWDLSFPAALKVYIEHASVCDIAFHYTEQGQAEGICKATSLTYITSCGGFVEGANYGYEYLCGIAKMFGIPETRFVAAEGLDVVGLDVEAQMQKALDTIAKLNGR from the coding sequence ATGCCACAGACCCTGTTCGTGAACGCCTGCATGCGCAAAGAGCTGTCGCGCACGCTTACGCTCGCCCGCGCATACCTTGCCGACAAAGAAAACGTTTTCGAAGTCGACCTTGCAACGCTTGGCCTTCTGCCGCTCGACGGCGAAACGGCAGCGCGCAGGGCCGATCTCCAGAAGGCGGGCGCATGGGACGATCCCATTTTCGATCTGGCCAAGCAGTTTGCGTCAGCCGACGAAATCGTGATTGGCGCACCGTATTGGGACCTTTCGTTTCCGGCGGCGCTTAAGGTCTATATCGAGCATGCCTCGGTGTGCGACATCGCATTTCACTATACCGAGCAAGGCCAGGCAGAAGGCATCTGCAAAGCGACCAGCCTCACCTACATCACCTCGTGCGGCGGATTCGTCGAGGGCGCGAACTACGGCTACGAGTACCTCTGCGGTATCGCGAAGATGTTCGGCATTCCCGAAACGCGCTTTGTTGCAGCCGAGGGTCTCGATGTGGTCGGGCTCGATGTCGAGGCGCAGATGCAAAAGGCGCTCGACACCATCGCAAAACTGAACGGGCGGTAG
- a CDS encoding zinc ribbon-containing protein: MRGPRTSPALEQGRLRKEPNMVYKTGEKPGQGKYRCLNCGQIVELKSDDDELPPCPNCHHEEFEKVS; this comes from the coding sequence GTGCGGGGCCCCCGTACAAGTCCAGCGCTTGAGCAAGGGCGTTTGAGAAAGGAGCCGAATATGGTGTACAAAACAGGAGAAAAGCCCGGACAAGGGAAGTACCGCTGCCTAAACTGCGGGCAGATCGTTGAACTCAAGAGTGACGACGACGAGCTTCCCCCTTGCCCGAACTGCCATCATGAGGAGTTCGAAAAGGTTTCGTAA
- a CDS encoding Asp23/Gls24 family envelope stress response protein, with protein MAQEMNGSTMNQSMQDGQRMQTSQQSEPEYKLVIDEVVVEKIASYATQKIDGIVEMKGNLLSTIQEGLGGNDRTKGVNADVEDDDKRASVDLSIILEYGKSAVEVFDRIKKVVGKSIKEMTGLDVDEMTVHVVDVMTREEYKEKQGNNNSQQTKAA; from the coding sequence ATGGCACAGGAAATGAACGGCAGCACCATGAATCAATCAATGCAGGACGGTCAGCGCATGCAGACCTCCCAGCAGAGTGAACCCGAGTACAAGCTCGTCATCGACGAGGTCGTTGTCGAGAAGATCGCCTCGTACGCGACGCAGAAGATCGACGGCATCGTCGAGATGAAGGGCAACCTGCTCTCCACTATCCAGGAAGGCCTCGGCGGCAACGATCGCACGAAGGGCGTTAACGCCGATGTGGAAGACGACGACAAGCGCGCTTCGGTCGATCTGTCCATCATCCTCGAATACGGCAAGTCCGCCGTCGAGGTATTCGACCGCATCAAGAAGGTTGTCGGCAAGAGCATCAAAGAGATGACCGGACTCGACGTCGATGAAATGACCGTGCATGTAGTGGACGTCATGACGCGCGAAGAGTACAAAGAGAAGCAGGGTAACAACAACTCCCAGCAAACGAAAGCTGCATAA